Within Dysosmobacter sp. Marseille-Q4140, the genomic segment GCTCTCCACCGTCCGCAACGCCGACGCCATCATGGTCCTGGAACAGGGCAGGATCGTGGAGCGGGGCAGCCACGAGGAGCTGCTGTCCCAGGAGGGCCTGTATTACCGGCTCTACCACGGGATGTTCGAGCTGAGCTGAGTGCAGGTGCCTTTAAACAAAGCGAACGCGCCGGGCAGAGGCAGTTTTCCTGCCCGGCAGGGCATCCATCTGTGCCGAGTATGCGAATATCTCCGGGAAGCAAAAAAGGAACACCAGCCTGCCGGCTGGTGTTCCTTTTTTGCCTTGTCCGAACGCTTCAGATGCCGCTGCCAAATCATCAAACGGCCCTTCTGGGCCGCGCCGCAAATGCGGCGTAAATTCGGAGCACAGCGGAGAATTGCGCAAGGGGGGCTTTGCCGACCCCGAGCATCTGAATCTCCGAAGGGTGGAGGCGGCCTTGGCGACCGGAATCCAAAAAGAAAGAAACGCCAAAAGCGTGTCTTTCTTTTTGGGTAGTCCGTAAAGTATAGATGCCCGCCCAAACCGGGGCCCCACACAGTGGGACGGCGCGTTTGCGCCGTCCGAGCGTTTTGCCGCAGGCAAAAACCTCGGCGCAGGCGGAATTCATTTCCGCCGAGCATTTTAAAATCTCCAGGTATCCAAAAAGAAACACCAGCCTGTTGGCTGGTGTTTCTTTTTGGAGGTGACACCCGGATTTGAACCGGGGAATCAGGGTTTTGCAGACCCTTGCCTTACCACTTGGCTATGTCACCATCACTGCTATTATTATATGCGGTCTTTCCGAAAAAGTCCACACTTATTTTTGAGATTTCAATGCCCACACCGTTTTTCAGTGTGGGCATTGAACTGGAGCGGGCAACGAGGCTCGAACTCGCTACCTCCACCTTGGCAAGGTGGCGCTCTACCAGATGAGCTATGCCCGCAGGTGGTGCCCAGAGCCGGAATCGAACCAGCGACACGTGGATTTTCAGTCCACTGCTCTACCAACTGAGCTATCTGGGCAAGTCTTTCCCGCGCCCGAAGGCGCGGTCCGGGGAATTTCAACCCCAAGGGGACCCACGGGATGGTGACCATCCCGTGGGAGATGGCGACCCGGAACGGGCTCGAACCGTCGACCTCTAGCGTGACAGGCTAGCGTTCTAACCAACTGAACTACCGGGCCATATATAACAACTCTTCCATTTTGAATTTCTTCAAAATGGTGGGAACAACTGGACTCGAACCAGTGACCCCCTGCTTGTAAGGCAGATGCTCTAACCAGCTGAGCTATGCTCCCAGATCGCCGCACTCGTCAGACGGCAAAAGTTATTATACTCAAAGGACCCGCGTCTGTCAACTATAAAATCAAATTTTTTCTTCTTTTTTCTCCAGAGACGCCAGCATGGCCTCCAGGTCCTGCCGATTGAAGTGCTGGACGTTGTCGCAGAAGCGGCAGGTCAGCTCCGCCTCGCCCTTCTCGTCGATCAGGGCCCGCAGCTCCTCCCGGCCGATGCTGAGCAGGGCCCGCTCCATCCGCTCCCGGCTGCAGTAGCAGCGGTACTCGACGTCGCTGCGCTCCAGAATCTCCAGGTCGAAGTCCGACAGCACCCGGTACAAAAGGGCCTCGGGGTCGTCATTCTCCTGCAGGAGGCCCGTCACGGACCCGGCCGCCAGGATGCCGCCCTCCACCTTGGAGATGGTGTCCTCGCTGGCCCCGGGCAGCAGCTGGATGAGATAGCCGCCCGCCGCCAGCACGCTCTGGTCCCGGTCCACCAGGACCCCCAGGCCGCAGGCCGTGGGAATCTGCTCGGACTCCACGAAGTAGGCCGCCAGATCCTCGGCGATCTCGCCGCCCAGCAGGCCCACGCTGCCCACATAGGGCTCCTTCATGTTCAGGTCCCGGATCACCGTCAGAGTGCCGTCGCAGCCCACGGCGGCGCCCACGTCCAGCTTTCCGTCGGGCCGCAGGGGCAGGTCCACCGCCGGGTTGTCCACAGTGCCCCGGACGTTGCCCTCGTTGTCGGACACCGCCAGCAGCGTGCCCAGGGGGCCGCCGCCCTTGATCTGAAGGGTGACGCTGGCGCCGTCCCCCTTCAGGGCGTTGCCCATCATGGACGCCGCCGCCAGGGTCCGTCCCAGGGCCGCCGTGGCCACCGGCAGCGTCTTGTGGATCTGCCGGGCCCGCTCCGTCAATCCCCGGGTGGACACCGCCACCGCTTTTACCGCGCCGTCTCTGGAGATGGCGCGTACCAGTTGATCGCTCATATTCTCGCCTTTCTCAATTTCATTCTGCCGGCCGCTGGGCCGTGATGATCCAGCGGTCCTCCGTGGGCTTGGGCGGGCGGCTGGTCAGGTCGCCCGTCAGCTTCACGTTCGTGAAGCCTGCCTCCGCCAGGGCCTGCCGCAGCTCCTCCTCCGTCCAGGCCCGCTCCCGGTGCTCCTCAAAGGAGCGGTCCCAGGCGCCGTCGGCCCGCTGGCGGAACAAGTCCACCTGATAGGTGCAGGTCTGCCGCTTCTCGGAGAAGAAGGTGCGCCAGACGCACAAGCTCTCCTCCGTCTCGTCCATGTAGATCTGCCGGTCCATCCGCCGGAGCTTCCAGGGGGTGTTCACGTCGAAGAGAAACCATCCGCCGGGCCTGAGCCACCGGAACACCCGCCGGAAGGTCTCCTGGAGATCCGCGGGCCGGGTCAGGTAGTTGACCGCATCCAGGGTGCAGATTGCCGCGTCCACCGGCTCCAGAAGCCGCAGACGGGGCATGGTCTGGTGCAGGAACAACGGCGGCCGCTCCGTCAGAGCCGCCGCCTTAGTCATAGCCTGGGTCAGCATCTCCTCCGAGGCGTCGGTGGCTGTCACCTCATAGCCCCTCTGGGCCAGAAGGCAGGCCATGGTGCCGGTGCCGCAGGCCAGATCCAGCACCGTCCGCACCGGAATGGGGCTCTTTCGGAACTGCCGCTCCAGATAGTCTGCCCGGCGCAGATACCCCACATCCACTGTCAGCTCATCGTAGCTGGCGGCCAGGGCCTGATACCGGCTCACTTCTTCTTGCATCGCTCAAACAGCTTGGCATAGGCGCCGGTGCCGTAACTGAGGGACCGGTTCACCCGGCTGATGGTGGCGCTGGAGGCGCCGGTGCGCTCCAGGATATCGTTATAGATCATGCCGTCGTACAGCAGTGAAGCCACCTCGAACCGCTGCTCCATGGCCCGCAGTTCCGACACTGTACACAAATCCTGGAAGAACTCGTAGCACTCCTGTTCGTCCTTCAGCTGCAGGATGGCTTTGTACAGCTGATCGCTTTTTTCCTTTTTGCCGATCTTAACCATATGGCACACCCTTTCTGGGATCGTTCCAGCAATCTGGGCGGCTGTCCGCCTTCAAGTATTTTAACATTCTACTGCGTGAAAGTAAAGGGGGCTGACAGGGAAATTTTTCACACTTTAAAGCGCGGGCCGTCACCCCTTTGGCACCGCCGGCATAGGCTGGAGCAAAGTTTCACGTCAGGAAGGAGCGGCGGCCCATGCCCACAATTTTGACCCAACTGTCCACGGAGCCACTGGCGGCGGAGCGGACCTGGACCGTGGAGGAGATCCCGGTCCTGACCGCCTCCGTCTCCCTGCCCACTCCGGCGGAGGGCGCGTCCGGCGCCGCCGCCCGCCGCATCCGACGGTACTACCAGCTGCAGAGCCGTGCTTTCCTGCGGTATTGCCAACGGTGGCTTCTGCCGGAGGCGGAGGCGGAATACCGCGCCGCCCTGACCGCCAGCGCGCCTCTGCCGCAGCTTCGGGCGGAGCTGTCGTACCAGGTCACCTACAACGAAGGCGGGCTCTGGAGCCTTTACACCCAGTCCCGGGAGCGGGGGGCCGACGGCCGGACCCTGCTGACCCGCCGGGGCGACACCTGGGATCTGGCCAGCGGCTATCCGGTGCCGCTGGCGGCCTTTTTCCCCAGGCGCTGCGGCTGGAAAAAGGCGCTGCTGGCCGCCGCGGAGGCGGAGATCCGCCGCCGGGAAGCCGCCGGAGCCGCCCGGTGGAACGAGGACTGGCGGCGGTCTCTGCGGCGGCGGTTCAACCCGGAGAACTTCTATCTGACCGGCGACGGTCTGGCCTTTTTCTACCCCATGTACGCCCTGGCTCCTGCCGCCTCCGGCATCCCGGTGTTCACGCTGCCCTACGGGGCCGGAGGGCCTGCGCTCCCGGTCCGGGAGACACCGGAGGAAACAGCAGCGCCGCCGGTCAGATAGGCCGGCGGCGCCTGCGAAGCGGCAGTTATTTCTTTGCCTCGTCTCCCTGCTTCACGGCCTTGACCACCATGGAGGTCAGGGCAAACAGGGCGATGGCGTTGGGAATGACCATCAGCTGGTTGAACATATCGGTCAGGCCCCACACCAGGTCGCTGGAGGTGACGGTGCCCAGGAAGATGAACACCAGGGCCACCAGCATATAGACCACCACGGACTTGCGGCCGAAGAGGTAGATCATGTTGATCTTGCCGAAGAGGTTCCAGCCCAGGATGGTGGAGAAGGCGAAGAAGAACAGGCACACGGCCACGAACATGGCGCCGGCGTTGGAGCCGAATACGGAGCCGAAGGCATTCTGGGCCAGGTTGGTGTTGTTGATGGTGGCGGCCACGGCGTCGGTATACCCGGCGCTGAGGGGACCGTCGGCGGTGTACATGGTGGAGATGATGACCAGGGCGTTGAGGGTCAGCACCACGAAGGTGTCGATGAACACGCCCACCATGGCCACCACGCCCTGATCGTGGGGCTTGGCCACGTTGGCCTGGGCATGGGCGTGAGGCGTGGAGCCCATGCCGGCCTCATTGGAGAACAGGCCGCGCTTGGCACCCTGGCTGATGGCGATTTTCAACGCGGATCCGATACCGCCGCCGATGATGGCGTTGGGGGCGAAAGCGTATTTAAAGATCATGGCGAAGGTGGCGGGGATATAGGTGATCCGCATGACCAGCACCAC encodes:
- the hslO gene encoding Hsp33 family molecular chaperone HslO, with the translated sequence MSDQLVRAISRDGAVKAVAVSTRGLTERARQIHKTLPVATAALGRTLAAASMMGNALKGDGASVTLQIKGGGPLGTLLAVSDNEGNVRGTVDNPAVDLPLRPDGKLDVGAAVGCDGTLTVIRDLNMKEPYVGSVGLLGGEIAEDLAAYFVESEQIPTACGLGVLVDRDQSVLAAGGYLIQLLPGASEDTISKVEGGILAAGSVTGLLQENDDPEALLYRVLSDFDLEILERSDVEYRCYCSRERMERALLSIGREELRALIDEKGEAELTCRFCDNVQHFNRQDLEAMLASLEKKEEKI
- a CDS encoding class I SAM-dependent methyltransferase; this translates as MSRYQALAASYDELTVDVGYLRRADYLERQFRKSPIPVRTVLDLACGTGTMACLLAQRGYEVTATDASEEMLTQAMTKAAALTERPPLFLHQTMPRLRLLEPVDAAICTLDAVNYLTRPADLQETFRRVFRWLRPGGWFLFDVNTPWKLRRMDRQIYMDETEESLCVWRTFFSEKRQTCTYQVDLFRQRADGAWDRSFEEHRERAWTEEELRQALAEAGFTNVKLTGDLTSRPPKPTEDRWIITAQRPAE
- a CDS encoding TrpR-like protein, coding for MVKIGKKEKSDQLYKAILQLKDEQECYEFFQDLCTVSELRAMEQRFEVASLLYDGMIYNDILERTGASSATISRVNRSLSYGTGAYAKLFERCKKK
- a CDS encoding DUF3298 domain-containing protein — encoded protein: MPTILTQLSTEPLAAERTWTVEEIPVLTASVSLPTPAEGASGAAARRIRRYYQLQSRAFLRYCQRWLLPEAEAEYRAALTASAPLPQLRAELSYQVTYNEGGLWSLYTQSRERGADGRTLLTRRGDTWDLASGYPVPLAAFFPRRCGWKKALLAAAEAEIRRREAAGAARWNEDWRRSLRRRFNPENFYLTGDGLAFFYPMYALAPAASGIPVFTLPYGAGGPALPVRETPEETAAPPVR
- a CDS encoding sodium:alanine symporter family protein, producing MLNIVNTVNTYLSDYILVILLIAVGLWFSVKTRFVQVRCFGEGMRKVFGNLSLRGGRQESGMSSFQALATAIAAQVGTGNIVGASGAILAGGPGAIFWMWIIAFFGMATIYSEAVLAQQTRKKDADGNIQGGPVYYITTAFTGGFGKFLAGFFAIAIILALGFFGCMVQSNSIGSTFNTAFGVPTWLVGVILVIICAVIFLGGVQRLASVTEKLVPIMAAIFLLGGLVVLVMRITYIPATFAMIFKYAFAPNAIIGGGIGSALKIAISQGAKRGLFSNEAGMGSTPHAHAQANVAKPHDQGVVAMVGVFIDTFVVLTLNALVIISTMYTADGPLSAGYTDAVAATINNTNLAQNAFGSVFGSNAGAMFVAVCLFFFAFSTILGWNLFGKINMIYLFGRKSVVVYMLVALVFIFLGTVTSSDLVWGLTDMFNQLMVIPNAIALFALTSMVVKAVKQGDEAKK